A portion of the Flavobacterium limnophilum genome contains these proteins:
- a CDS encoding methylmalonyl-CoA mutase family protein has product MEVLKPYIPVNKVRIVTAASLFDGHDAAINIMRRIIQSTGVEVIHLGHDRSVEEVVNTAIQEDANAIAMTSYQGGHSEYFKYMHDLLKEKGAGHIKIFGGGGGVILPSEIAELQAYGITRIYSPDDGRAMGLQGMINDLVQQSSPNPSEGGEQKVVNYNTDATALLKLGKMGVLESLQNKNVNTIARLISLAENNPDDFHKVFSPGIKHNLASSSPSGRLGGDIPVLGITGTGGAGKSSLVDELVRRFLIDFPTKTIGIISVDPSKRKTGGALLGDRIRMNAINNPRVYMRSLATRQSNLALSKYVADAIQVIKAAKYDIIILETSGIGQSDTEITEHSDVSLYVMTPEFGAATQLEKIDMLDFADLVAINKFDKRGALDALRDVKKQYQRNHNLWDVDLDSLPVFGTIASQFNDPGMNSLYKAVMDKIHEKTTSDLQSTFEISHERSEKVFVIPPQRTRYLSEIAENNRKYDDTALSQEQVAQKLYGIFKTIESVCGKIPELNKAGINEDSVLPNALELEKPGAAENKIFLNLLLNQFDKVKMDLDSHNWGIILTWKEKVKKYKEPFYTFKVRNKEIKIETQTESLSHSQIPKIALPKYQAWGDILRWNLQENVPGEFPFTAGLYPFKREGEDPSRMFAGEGGPERTNKRFHYVSAGLPAKRLSTAFDSVTLYGNDPHIRPDIYGKIGNAGVSICCLDDAKKLYSGFDLVDAITSVSMTINGPAPMLLGFFMNAAIDQRCEIYIKANHLEKEVEEKIKAIYAKKGTERPQYQGDLPEGNNGLGLLLLGVTGDQVLPLEIYKEIKAKTLSKVRGTVQADILKEDQAQNTCIFSTEFALRLMGDVQEYFISNNVKNFYSVSISGYHIAEAGANPISQLAFTLSNGFTYVEYYLSRGMDINDFGPNLSFFFSNGIDPEYAVIGRVARKIWAKAMKNKYGANERAQMLKYHIQTSGRSLHAQEIDFNDIRTTLQALYAIYDNCNSLHTNAYDEAITTPTEESVRRAMAIQLIINKELGLTKNENPIQGSFIIEELTDLVEEAVLQEFDRINERGGVLGAMETMYQRSKIQEESLYYETLKHTGEFPIIGVNTFLSSKGSPTIIPAEVIRATEEEKQYQIRMLANLHQSNPDKVKEQLHLLQEAAIKNENLFEHLMEATKFCSLGQITNALFEVGGQYRRNM; this is encoded by the coding sequence ATGGAAGTCTTAAAACCTTATATTCCTGTAAATAAAGTTCGGATCGTGACTGCCGCATCCCTTTTTGACGGTCACGATGCCGCCATCAACATTATGCGCAGAATTATTCAATCGACAGGCGTTGAGGTAATCCATTTAGGTCACGATCGAAGTGTCGAAGAGGTCGTGAATACGGCCATTCAGGAAGATGCCAATGCCATTGCGATGACTTCCTATCAAGGCGGTCACAGCGAGTATTTCAAATACATGCACGATTTATTGAAAGAAAAAGGGGCAGGCCACATCAAGATTTTTGGCGGAGGCGGAGGCGTGATTCTTCCTTCCGAGATTGCCGAATTGCAGGCTTACGGAATCACGAGAATCTATTCACCTGACGATGGTCGAGCTATGGGATTGCAGGGAATGATCAATGATTTGGTGCAACAATCCTCCCCCAACCCCTCCGAAGGAGGGGAGCAGAAAGTAGTAAATTATAATACGGATGCGACCGCTTTGTTAAAACTTGGAAAAATGGGGGTTTTGGAGAGTTTACAAAATAAGAATGTTAACACAATAGCGAGATTGATTTCACTTGCCGAAAATAATCCTGATGATTTTCACAAAGTATTTAGCCCAGGAATAAAGCATAATCTTGCTAGCTCCTCGCCTTCGGGGAGGTTGGGAGGGGATATTCCCGTTTTGGGTATTACCGGAACCGGAGGAGCGGGAAAATCCTCTTTGGTGGACGAATTGGTGCGTCGTTTTTTAATCGATTTTCCAACGAAAACCATCGGAATCATTTCGGTAGATCCATCAAAACGCAAAACGGGTGGCGCATTATTGGGAGACCGGATTCGGATGAATGCCATCAACAATCCCCGGGTTTACATGCGTTCCTTGGCGACCCGACAATCCAATTTGGCTTTGTCCAAATACGTTGCCGATGCGATCCAGGTTATCAAAGCGGCAAAATATGACATCATAATTCTCGAAACGTCGGGAATTGGACAATCGGATACTGAAATCACGGAGCATTCGGATGTTTCCCTATATGTGATGACTCCGGAATTTGGTGCCGCAACCCAATTGGAAAAAATAGACATGCTCGACTTTGCCGACTTGGTAGCCATCAATAAATTCGACAAACGCGGTGCTCTCGATGCTTTGCGCGACGTGAAAAAACAATACCAGCGCAACCACAATCTTTGGGACGTGGATTTGGATTCGTTGCCCGTTTTTGGAACCATCGCTTCCCAGTTCAACGATCCGGGGATGAATTCGTTGTACAAAGCGGTAATGGACAAGATTCACGAGAAAACCACTTCCGATTTGCAATCGACATTTGAAATCTCGCACGAAAGGAGCGAAAAAGTCTTCGTGATTCCGCCGCAAAGAACCCGCTATTTATCTGAAATCGCAGAAAACAACCGGAAATATGATGACACGGCTTTGAGCCAAGAACAAGTAGCCCAGAAATTGTACGGCATTTTTAAAACTATCGAATCGGTTTGCGGGAAAATCCCTGAATTGAACAAGGCGGGAATTAATGAAGATTCCGTTTTGCCAAATGCCTTGGAACTCGAAAAACCTGGTGCTGCCGAAAACAAGATTTTCCTAAATCTATTATTGAACCAATTCGACAAGGTAAAAATGGATTTGGATTCCCATAATTGGGGAATCATCCTGACTTGGAAGGAAAAAGTCAAAAAATACAAAGAACCGTTTTACACGTTCAAGGTTCGAAACAAGGAAATCAAGATTGAAACCCAGACCGAATCGCTTTCGCATTCGCAGATTCCAAAAATTGCCTTGCCCAAGTATCAAGCTTGGGGCGATATTTTGCGTTGGAATTTGCAGGAAAACGTGCCGGGAGAATTTCCATTTACGGCTGGATTGTATCCTTTCAAACGGGAAGGCGAAGATCCCTCCCGAATGTTTGCGGGTGAAGGCGGGCCGGAACGAACCAACAAGCGCTTTCATTACGTGAGTGCAGGATTGCCTGCCAAACGACTTTCGACGGCTTTTGACAGTGTTACTTTATACGGAAATGATCCACACATTCGACCCGACATTTACGGAAAAATAGGCAATGCTGGAGTTTCTATTTGTTGTCTCGACGATGCCAAGAAACTGTATTCCGGTTTCGATTTGGTCGATGCGATAACTTCGGTGAGCATGACGATTAATGGGCCGGCGCCAATGCTGTTGGGCTTTTTCATGAATGCCGCCATTGACCAACGCTGCGAAATTTACATCAAGGCAAATCATCTTGAAAAGGAGGTTGAAGAAAAAATAAAAGCCATTTATGCCAAAAAAGGAACGGAACGTCCGCAGTATCAAGGCGATTTGCCGGAGGGAAACAACGGTTTGGGATTACTGCTTTTGGGCGTGACGGGAGACCAAGTTTTGCCTTTGGAAATTTATAAGGAGATAAAAGCCAAAACACTTTCCAAGGTTAGGGGAACGGTTCAAGCGGATATTTTAAAAGAAGACCAAGCCCAAAACACCTGCATTTTCTCGACAGAATTTGCCTTGCGTTTGATGGGCGACGTGCAGGAATATTTTATTTCGAATAATGTAAAAAACTTCTATTCGGTTTCCATTTCGGGTTACCACATTGCCGAAGCGGGAGCGAATCCCATTTCGCAGTTGGCTTTCACGCTTTCGAACGGGTTCACTTACGTGGAATATTATTTGAGTCGCGGAATGGACATCAATGATTTTGGTCCCAATTTATCGTTCTTTTTCTCGAATGGAATTGATCCGGAATATGCGGTAATTGGTCGCGTGGCTCGAAAAATTTGGGCGAAAGCCATGAAAAACAAATACGGGGCCAACGAAAGGGCACAAATGTTGAAATACCACATTCAAACTTCGGGGCGTTCGCTGCATGCACAGGAAATTGATTTTAACGATATCCGAACCACTTTGCAAGCCTTGTATGCCATTTATGACAACTGCAATTCCCTGCATACCAATGCCTATGACGAAGCGATAACCACGCCAACCGAGGAAAGCGTGCGTCGTGCGATGGCCATCCAGTTGATCATCAACAAGGAATTGGGTTTGACCAAAAACGAAAACCCTATTCAAGGTTCGTTCATCATCGAAGAATTGACCGATTTGGTTGAGGAAGCCGTTTTGCAGGAATTTGACCGAATCAACGAACGTGGAGGTGTTCTCGGTGCCATGGAAACGATGTACCAAAGAAGCAAAATCCAGGAAGAAAGTTTGTATTATGAAACCTTGAAACACACCGGCGAATTCCCGATTATTGGCGTGAACACGTTCTTGAGTTCGAAAGGTTCGCCAACGATTATTCCAGCCGAAGTGATTCGTGCCACCGAGGAAGAAAAGCAATACCAAATCAGGATGTTGGCGAATCTGCACCAATCCAATCCCGATAAAGTGAAGGAGCAATTGCATTTACTTCAGGAAGCAGCCATCAAAAACGAAAACTTGTTCGAACATTTGATGGAAGCCACGAAATTTTGTTCGTTGGGACAAATCACGAACGCCTTGTTTGAAGTTGGCGGACAATACCGAAGAAATATGTAA
- a CDS encoding 3-oxoacyl-[acyl-carrier-protein] synthase III C-terminal domain-containing protein, with amino-acid sequence MKSIIISNFHPILVGKLFEQEKLNQYTKFLYYHFQNLPKSGEIGSGAVDNESVTFEFISDQVDKYSVSSENINFRQSIIFEEVEDFIDGIMEITSPSDYHFPTGFEVKAGNSFGPKIEVRMEWFKRKMGYVFDQFYSKTATRPENLVHVTCSGYSSPSVAQEAVIQRNWETVQVTHSYHMGCYGAFPAIRTASSLICASPNNGRVDVVHTELLSAHLNLTEFSPGNTMICSLFSDGFIGYSLYEEKAFMHDDTIKEKKGLRIIAFHEVIIPDSLEDMSWDLGEYSFLMTLSKRVPVFIRKNIKSFLSFLCDKGGVALEEQKSKMHFAIHPGGPKIIDYVVSEIGVEKDQARWSYEVLRLHGNMSSATIPHVLDEIVNDPTIPSGTKVVAMAFGPGLTATGLLLEKI; translated from the coding sequence ATGAAAAGCATTATTATTTCCAATTTTCATCCCATTTTAGTTGGAAAATTATTTGAGCAGGAAAAGCTCAACCAGTACACCAAATTTTTATATTATCATTTCCAAAACCTCCCAAAATCAGGTGAAATTGGAAGTGGTGCTGTTGATAATGAATCCGTTACTTTTGAATTTATATCAGACCAGGTTGACAAGTATTCTGTTTCTTCCGAAAACATTAATTTCAGGCAAAGCATTATTTTTGAAGAAGTCGAGGATTTTATTGACGGTATAATGGAAATTACTTCACCTTCAGATTATCACTTTCCCACAGGTTTTGAGGTCAAGGCGGGAAATTCTTTTGGCCCTAAAATTGAGGTTCGAATGGAATGGTTTAAAAGGAAAATGGGGTATGTTTTTGATCAATTTTATTCCAAAACAGCCACTAGACCCGAAAATCTTGTTCATGTTACTTGTTCTGGTTATTCTTCTCCCAGTGTTGCGCAGGAAGCGGTAATACAAAGGAATTGGGAAACGGTTCAGGTTACCCATTCGTATCATATGGGATGTTATGGCGCTTTTCCGGCCATTCGCACGGCCAGTAGTCTTATTTGTGCCAGTCCAAACAACGGAAGGGTCGATGTGGTTCATACGGAACTCTTGTCCGCCCACTTGAATTTAACCGAGTTTTCTCCCGGAAACACGATGATTTGTTCGCTTTTTTCGGATGGTTTTATTGGTTATTCCTTATATGAAGAAAAAGCCTTCATGCATGATGATACAATTAAAGAGAAAAAAGGATTGCGAATAATAGCTTTCCACGAGGTTATCATTCCTGATTCCTTGGAAGACATGTCCTGGGATTTGGGAGAGTACAGTTTTTTGATGACGCTTTCCAAGCGAGTTCCCGTTTTTATTCGCAAGAATATTAAATCTTTTTTGTCGTTTCTTTGTGATAAAGGCGGCGTAGCTCTTGAAGAACAGAAATCCAAGATGCATTTTGCCATTCACCCGGGAGGTCCCAAAATTATTGATTATGTGGTTAGTGAAATAGGAGTTGAAAAAGACCAGGCTCGCTGGTCTTACGAGGTGTTGCGTCTTCATGGCAACATGTCTTCGGCCACGATACCGCATGTTCTGGATGAAATTGTCAATGATCCAACCATACCATCAGGAACTAAAGTCGTAGCCATGGCATTTGGTCCAGGTCTTACGGCTACTGGATTGCTGCTTGAAAAGATATAA